The following are encoded in a window of Pyxidicoccus trucidator genomic DNA:
- a CDS encoding YciI family protein, whose amino-acid sequence MRTALSVPVLLALATGCATGRGAAPSQPEAAPTAEAAPAAEAPRAPAPEKKFSMRMYYMAFLKRGPAWTKERTPEAIEAGKGHMANIDRLARCGKLLIAGPFDVPADAPPDAMAGIFIFDVATREEAVALTAQDPAVKAGRFAIDVLPWYGPTGLTYEGHIPAEPGLSCTP is encoded by the coding sequence ATGCGAACCGCCCTCTCCGTTCCCGTCCTCCTCGCGCTCGCGACCGGCTGTGCCACCGGTCGCGGCGCCGCGCCCTCGCAGCCCGAGGCCGCTCCCACCGCCGAGGCTGCTCCCGCCGCCGAGGCGCCTCGCGCTCCCGCGCCGGAGAAGAAGTTCTCCATGCGCATGTACTACATGGCCTTCTTGAAGCGCGGGCCGGCGTGGACGAAGGAGCGCACGCCCGAGGCCATCGAAGCCGGCAAGGGGCACATGGCCAACATCGATCGGCTCGCGAGGTGCGGGAAGCTCCTCATCGCCGGCCCCTTCGATGTGCCGGCCGATGCGCCGCCAGACGCCATGGCCGGCATCTTCATCTTCGACGTCGCCACCCGTGAGGAGGCAGTCGCCCTCACCGCGCAGGACCCGGCCGTGAAGGCCGGCCGCTTCGCCATCGACGTGCTGCCCTGGTACGGCCCCACTGGCCTCACGTACGAGGGCCACATCCCCGCCGAGCCCGGCCTGTCCTGCACGCCGTAG
- a CDS encoding cupin domain-containing protein has product MSELTIKHVSAPDERRPFVAHGHADIFNFGDGAAVGMAVFEPGWKWSQDVKPIAGTESCQVAHAGYVLSGRLAIVMDDGTRAEVVAGDMVSIPPGHDAWVVGDEPCTMLDFGGMAQYARSEAPAPRHEGAGEAAPGIH; this is encoded by the coding sequence ATGAGTGAGCTCACCATCAAGCACGTCTCGGCACCGGACGAGCGCCGGCCCTTCGTGGCGCACGGCCATGCGGACATCTTCAACTTCGGTGACGGCGCCGCCGTGGGAATGGCCGTCTTCGAGCCGGGCTGGAAGTGGTCCCAGGACGTCAAGCCCATCGCGGGCACGGAGAGCTGCCAGGTCGCCCACGCGGGCTACGTCCTCTCCGGCCGGCTGGCCATCGTCATGGATGACGGCACGCGGGCGGAGGTCGTCGCGGGGGACATGGTCAGCATCCCGCCCGGCCATGACGCCTGGGTGGTCGGGGACGAGCCCTGCACCATGTTGGACTTCGGAGGCATGGCCCAGTACGCGCGGAGCGAAGCGCCGGCCCCGCGGCACGAGGGCGCGGGAGAGGCGGCCCCCGGCATCCACTGA
- a CDS encoding AraC family transcriptional regulator, with amino-acid sequence MIATTVLRRGSISVVDYRCGAGPSDAPFVEQHSGFSIAYVRKGSFSYHTRGRSFELVAGSLLLGHPGDEYMCAHDHVVGDECLSFHFSQEWVAALGEPTDLWRTGSVPPLPEMMVLGELAQASAEGRSDLGVDEVGMLFAARFAEVVSGKRRSALETRVKDRRRAVEAALWLDENSHASVDLDSAAREAGLSPFHFLRLFSRVLGVTPHQYLVRTRLRRAARLLADDDRPITDIAFDVGFGDLSNFVRTFHRAAGVSPRSFRQAARGERNILQVWPSTRLLG; translated from the coding sequence ATGATCGCCACGACGGTATTGCGGCGCGGCTCAATCTCGGTGGTCGACTACCGGTGTGGCGCCGGCCCCTCGGACGCGCCGTTCGTCGAGCAGCACAGCGGCTTCTCCATCGCCTACGTGCGCAAGGGCAGCTTCAGCTACCACACGCGGGGAAGGTCCTTCGAGCTGGTGGCGGGGTCGCTCCTGCTCGGCCATCCCGGCGACGAGTACATGTGTGCGCACGACCATGTCGTGGGCGACGAGTGCTTGTCCTTCCACTTCTCTCAAGAGTGGGTCGCCGCGCTCGGTGAGCCGACCGACCTCTGGCGGACCGGCTCCGTGCCGCCGCTGCCGGAGATGATGGTGCTCGGCGAGCTGGCGCAGGCGTCCGCCGAGGGCCGGAGCGACCTGGGCGTCGACGAGGTGGGGATGCTGTTCGCGGCCCGCTTCGCGGAGGTCGTCTCCGGGAAGAGGCGCAGCGCGCTGGAGACGCGGGTGAAGGACCGCCGCCGCGCGGTGGAGGCGGCACTCTGGCTGGACGAGAACTCGCACGCCTCCGTGGACCTCGACAGCGCGGCGCGAGAGGCCGGCCTCAGCCCGTTCCACTTCCTGCGCCTCTTCTCCAGGGTGCTGGGAGTGACCCCGCACCAGTACCTCGTCCGCACCCGGCTCCGCCGCGCGGCGCGCCTGCTGGCGGACGATGACCGGCCCATCACCGACATCGCGTTCGACGTCGGCTTCGGTGACCTCTCCAACTTCGTGCGCACCTTCCACCGCGCGGCGGGAGTCTCGCCCCGGAGCTTCCGGCAGGCCGCGCGTGGCGAGCGCAACATCCTCCAAGTCTGGCCGTCGACCCGCCTCCTAGGCTGA
- a CDS encoding ArnT family glycosyltransferase yields the protein MRRLFNSARELWTRHPVALGVVATFGLSLLLRWLFLQAVPDRNWPFSIFFYGDSRFFHTYALDWARERPSQATLPYHPPLFPWALGLLYRVLGEPQGSAYPYKLVLAVLNSATVALTWAWWRKVLGTGWSLLAAALFASSFGWLVLSTTYSNEVLYALFLSATCALMLQHRAGPTWTGAALLGAVMGLGSLTRAEHLYLWPFLLAWAWLYRGKTPLPALAVRWGAAVLVSALVMAPWAVHNARVLRDINARTPGLEPLPELAPVTVYGPINFAMANHAGATGGFTPDSVNRLGQEGNLDVANPAQRRLLLHGYAEGLAWIREHPADAARLCVAKLDRWLDGLGLGFGASNVPSGLSGNRAPVDLFVPEGAWLKWPLLLLLLAGAALSLLPPWRAFALFTAVVLHRALITLAFFGYTRGLLAIFPALLPLLLLPLIALAARRPSLAPRLPAFAAAALLLLWVEAGALALGAPRGFMASGSTDSASGKLIQDDWVRIWPR from the coding sequence ATGCGCCGGCTCTTCAACAGCGCTCGGGAGCTGTGGACGCGACACCCGGTGGCCCTGGGTGTCGTGGCGACGTTCGGCCTCAGCCTGCTGCTGCGGTGGCTGTTCCTCCAGGCGGTGCCCGACCGCAACTGGCCCTTCTCCATCTTCTTCTACGGAGACTCGCGCTTCTTCCACACGTACGCGCTCGACTGGGCGCGCGAGCGGCCCTCCCAGGCCACCCTGCCCTACCACCCGCCCCTGTTCCCCTGGGCCCTGGGCCTGCTCTACCGCGTCCTGGGTGAGCCCCAGGGCAGCGCGTACCCCTACAAGCTCGTCCTCGCGGTGCTGAACTCGGCCACGGTGGCCCTGACGTGGGCGTGGTGGCGCAAGGTGCTCGGCACCGGCTGGAGCCTGCTGGCCGCGGCCCTCTTCGCGTCCAGCTTCGGCTGGCTGGTGCTCTCCACCACGTACAGCAACGAGGTGCTCTACGCCCTCTTCCTGTCCGCCACCTGCGCGCTGATGCTCCAGCACCGCGCCGGGCCCACGTGGACCGGCGCCGCGCTGCTGGGCGCCGTCATGGGCCTGGGCTCGCTCACCCGCGCCGAGCACCTCTACCTCTGGCCCTTCCTGCTCGCGTGGGCGTGGCTGTACCGGGGGAAGACGCCGCTGCCCGCGCTGGCGGTGCGCTGGGGCGCGGCGGTGCTCGTCTCCGCGCTCGTCATGGCGCCGTGGGCCGTCCACAACGCGCGCGTGCTGCGCGACATCAACGCGCGCACGCCCGGGCTGGAGCCGCTGCCGGAGCTGGCCCCCGTCACCGTCTACGGCCCCATCAACTTCGCCATGGCCAACCACGCCGGGGCCACGGGCGGCTTCACGCCGGACTCGGTGAACCGGCTCGGCCAGGAGGGAAACCTGGACGTGGCCAACCCCGCCCAGCGCCGCCTGCTGCTGCACGGCTATGCCGAGGGGCTGGCGTGGATTCGCGAGCACCCCGCCGACGCCGCGCGCCTGTGCGTGGCCAAGCTGGACCGCTGGCTGGACGGCCTGGGCCTGGGCTTCGGCGCGTCCAACGTGCCCTCCGGCCTGAGCGGCAACCGCGCGCCCGTGGACCTCTTCGTCCCCGAGGGGGCCTGGCTGAAGTGGCCGCTGCTGCTGCTGCTGCTCGCCGGAGCCGCGCTGTCGTTGCTGCCGCCGTGGCGCGCCTTCGCCCTCTTCACCGCCGTGGTGCTGCACCGCGCCCTCATCACCCTCGCCTTCTTCGGCTACACGCGCGGCCTGCTCGCCATCTTCCCCGCGCTGCTGCCGCTGCTGCTGCTGCCCCTCATCGCCCTCGCGGCACGCCGCCCCTCGCTGGCCCCGCGCCTGCCCGCCTTCGCCGCCGCCGCGCTGCTGCTGTTGTGGGTGGAGGCCGGCGCCCTCGCGCTCGGCGCGCCTCGCGGCTTCATGGCCAGCGGCAGCACCGACAGCGCCAGCGGCAAGCTCATCCAGGACGACTGGGTGCGCATCTGGCCGCGCTAG
- a CDS encoding AI-2E family transporter translates to MKSTRRQLPVYVPPRTVWAVGLQVLLLGLCWVAIRQLYPVLTLLAVVLLLSIALDPLVRQLERWKVKRGLGVAIVALLLLGIMGLLVGTLVPMLVQQLQALAQSAPERIQQLVQSEWAQELNRRYGVQIRAEDLIRFEPADLAGRAIGVLSSTLGLVAAGITVVALTVFSLLFGADLYESILQWVSPRRQPRVRLLVGRMREAVGNYLAGTLLVMTIGGTVAATVALIQGVPYFLALGLVVMMLGVIPYIGSVISAVLVAFTTFATLGLKPALIALAIFIGYQQLESNVLSPVIQRRAIRMNPLLISIVALCGGALAGLAGVVLSVPLAAAVQVLVQEVLRDRHEGWTRAHHRELAQRETGRGAVEEGLLYGPGEAPPAAPMGKPEQHTDAPERHGRH, encoded by the coding sequence ATGAAGTCCACGCGTCGCCAACTCCCGGTCTACGTACCCCCGCGCACGGTGTGGGCCGTGGGGCTCCAGGTCCTGCTGCTCGGCTTGTGTTGGGTCGCCATCCGGCAGTTGTACCCGGTGCTCACGTTGCTGGCCGTCGTGCTGCTGCTGTCCATCGCCCTGGACCCGCTGGTGCGGCAGCTGGAGCGCTGGAAGGTGAAGCGGGGGCTGGGCGTGGCCATCGTCGCGCTGCTGCTGCTCGGCATCATGGGCCTGCTGGTGGGCACGCTGGTGCCCATGCTGGTGCAGCAGCTCCAGGCGCTCGCGCAGTCCGCGCCGGAGCGCATCCAGCAGCTCGTCCAGTCGGAGTGGGCTCAGGAGCTGAACCGGAGATACGGGGTGCAGATCCGCGCGGAGGACCTGATTCGCTTCGAGCCGGCAGACCTGGCGGGCCGGGCCATCGGCGTCCTCTCGTCCACGCTGGGGCTGGTGGCGGCGGGCATCACCGTGGTGGCCCTCACCGTCTTCAGCCTGCTGTTCGGCGCGGACCTCTACGAGAGCATCCTCCAGTGGGTCTCACCCCGGCGCCAGCCGCGCGTGCGCTTGCTGGTGGGGCGGATGCGCGAAGCGGTGGGCAACTACCTCGCGGGCACCCTGCTGGTGATGACCATCGGCGGCACGGTGGCGGCCACCGTGGCCCTCATCCAGGGCGTGCCGTACTTCCTGGCGCTGGGGCTGGTGGTGATGATGCTGGGGGTCATCCCCTACATCGGCAGCGTCATCAGCGCGGTGCTGGTGGCCTTCACCACGTTCGCCACCCTGGGGCTCAAGCCCGCGCTCATCGCGCTGGCCATCTTCATCGGGTACCAGCAGCTCGAGTCCAACGTGCTCAGCCCCGTCATCCAGCGGCGGGCCATCCGGATGAACCCGCTGCTCATCTCCATCGTCGCGCTCTGCGGTGGGGCGCTGGCGGGCCTGGCCGGCGTCGTGCTCTCCGTGCCGCTGGCCGCCGCGGTCCAGGTGCTCGTGCAGGAGGTCCTCAGGGACCGCCATGAGGGCTGGACGCGGGCGCATCACCGCGAGCTGGCACAGCGGGAGACGGGGCGCGGCGCGGTGGAGGAGGGGCTCCTGTACGGGCCCGGGGAGGCGCCCCCCGCCGCGCCGATGGGCAAGCCGGAGCAGCACACCGACGCTCCGGAGCGTCACGGCCGTCACTGA
- a CDS encoding VOC family protein — MYDHIGLKVKNLDASVRFYGAALQSLGLVLCSRDDSSAGFGPPGEPALWLYQSKDAAGAGAHVAFRASERAAVDRFHQGGLDAGGRDHGRPGVRADYSPSYYAAFLLDPDGNNVEAVCLR; from the coding sequence GTGTACGACCACATCGGATTGAAGGTGAAGAACCTCGACGCGAGCGTGCGCTTCTACGGCGCCGCGCTCCAGTCCCTGGGCCTGGTGCTCTGCTCCCGCGACGACTCGAGCGCGGGCTTCGGGCCTCCGGGCGAGCCGGCCCTGTGGCTCTATCAGTCGAAGGACGCGGCGGGCGCTGGGGCCCACGTGGCCTTCCGGGCCTCGGAGCGGGCCGCCGTTGATCGCTTCCACCAGGGCGGGCTCGACGCCGGCGGTAGGGACCACGGCCGTCCCGGCGTCCGCGCCGACTACAGCCCGAGCTACTACGCCGCGTTCCTGCTGGACCCGGACGGTAACAACGTCGAAGCCGTCTGCCTCCGGTAG
- a CDS encoding LysR substrate-binding domain-containing protein — translation MSRPSLYALQGFVASARHGNLSHAAQSLHLTVSALSHQIRGLEEQLGQRLFVRKARGVELTADGRRLFERVAEHLEAIEQAMRPYRARRDDVLTLTVLPSLATSWLVPRLPGFVELHPRLELNLQSTVDLVDFERDLEVDAGLRFGRGEWPGLRSVHLFDDWVTPSASPALIERLGRPTPRTLKRFPLLGSSGTWSRWFETYGGTPPQRFVANFDDSETMLRAAVEGLGIALGRSTLIRPLVKAGLLVPLFTERLKSDKAYHLVYPARSDDHAGLAAFRKWLFAEARGYAALDSAPPPP, via the coding sequence ATGTCCCGCCCCTCCTTGTATGCCCTGCAGGGCTTCGTGGCCTCGGCCCGCCACGGCAACCTGTCGCACGCGGCGCAGTCGCTGCACCTGACGGTCAGCGCGTTGAGCCACCAGATTCGCGGCCTGGAGGAGCAGCTCGGCCAGCGCCTCTTCGTGCGCAAGGCACGCGGCGTCGAGCTGACCGCCGACGGACGAAGGCTGTTCGAGCGAGTCGCCGAGCACCTCGAGGCGATAGAGCAGGCGATGCGGCCGTACCGCGCGCGCCGCGATGACGTGCTGACGCTCACGGTGCTGCCCTCGCTTGCGACGAGCTGGCTGGTGCCGCGCCTGCCGGGCTTCGTCGAGCTGCATCCGCGGCTCGAGCTCAACCTGCAGTCGACCGTGGACCTGGTGGACTTCGAGCGCGACCTCGAGGTCGATGCCGGACTGCGCTTCGGACGCGGAGAGTGGCCGGGGCTGCGGTCCGTCCACCTGTTCGACGACTGGGTCACCCCCTCGGCGAGTCCGGCGCTCATCGAGCGGCTGGGACGCCCCACCCCGCGAACCCTGAAGCGCTTCCCCCTGCTGGGCTCCTCGGGCACCTGGAGCAGATGGTTCGAGACCTACGGCGGCACCCCGCCCCAGCGCTTCGTCGCCAACTTCGACGACTCGGAGACGATGCTCCGCGCGGCGGTGGAAGGGCTCGGCATTGCCCTGGGCCGGTCGACGCTGATTCGCCCGCTGGTGAAGGCGGGCCTGCTCGTGCCGCTCTTCACCGAGCGCCTCAAGTCCGACAAGGCGTACCACCTCGTGTATCCCGCGCGCTCGGACGACCACGCGGGGCTCGCCGCGTTCCGGAAGTGGCTGTTCGCCGAGGCGCGCGGCTATGCGGCACTGGACTCGGCGCCCCCGCCGCCGTGA
- a CDS encoding endopeptidase produces the protein MRHSKVFAACCVLLVGAASWAFQPPEGGQSAVAGKAFFKPELYLPIQNVPLDTARQSMSASGEDAWDDFFARNGKDFHVYIDPRTGSPTAVQGSIPLIPGDGFNNKITLDQVRESIGRSVADVDATVVEDLVLKFIADNQTAFNIDLMQLGEPRVTQVAEHLWQVHIPQQVNGIAVRHARVAATISHGNLILLGTEAWANVGIDTRPAFAPADALVAGNGFIGLLTTPQQLWQQPTLELAPVSRQGEAFNGAVGTGYAHQLVYAYGFQDPDAQQRWKVTVDAQTAEVLAIEDDNHYFDAQITGGVYPTTNIGTCADNTVCGTMQPNTPMPWANTGLASPNNFTDSAGIFNYSSGTVTTTLAGKHVRVADSCGAISVSSGTGNINLGGVNNDHDCTVPAGTSAGNTAAARSSFYELGKLAEQARGWIPTNSWLSSTQLVSNVNINSTCNAFWNGSSVNFYRSGGGCRNTGEIGAVFDHEWGHGMDDFDANGTLSNSSEGYADIAAIYRLQTSCVGYGFFQTSNRGCGLTPDGSGYNQQEAQVSGQSWCNTKCSGVRDADWAASVNNVPATPQNFVCPMCSASTGPCGRQVHCAASPARQAAWDLVTRDLTAAPFNYDSNTAFIVGNKVFYQGSGNIGTWHGCNCTAGTSDGCGATNGYMQWLAADDDNGNLNDGTPHMTAIYAAYNRHNIACSTPAPVNAGCAAGPTAAPTHTATAGDGQVALNWTASAGASQYWVMKTEGFAGCDFGKAKVATVTGTSYTDTEVANGRQYCYSVVPASSSACYGPASTCSCATPACTAPGAATLSTPANGATGVEPAAALDWADVSGASTYEVQVATDSAFTNVVATATTLAASNWSVSPVLSTNASYFWRVRAKNSCGGTGAWSSTFSFTTRGCVTLAAPTLSTPADGATGVATSAALDWSDVAGATRYEVQVATDSAFTNVVRSNNTLAASAWTVTPALSSSTAYYWRARAADTCGTGAYSTARSFTTSNVCTPVAAAFDTARQAPACGTVCGCDTGTTLVNGRGTLSGGAEPNQPNTLNDSCADGSSGTYHSDESIDRVVIKTVDNGPFAAGKQVTVEVTAWCWGTTDRFDLYYTTNVGTPAWTALSTNQACTAGGVARVFTHTFTLGAAGTHAIRAQFRYGGTASACTSGSYNDRDDLVFGVGAAVAAGPSGKKSTSQGRAAPAER, from the coding sequence ATGCGCCATTCCAAGGTGTTTGCAGCATGTTGCGTCCTGCTCGTAGGAGCAGCGAGCTGGGCGTTCCAGCCCCCCGAGGGCGGGCAGAGCGCCGTCGCGGGCAAGGCCTTCTTCAAACCCGAGCTGTACCTCCCCATCCAGAACGTCCCGCTGGACACCGCGCGCCAGAGCATGAGCGCGTCCGGTGAGGATGCCTGGGATGACTTCTTTGCCCGCAACGGCAAGGACTTCCACGTCTACATCGACCCGCGGACCGGTTCCCCCACCGCCGTGCAGGGCTCCATCCCCCTCATCCCGGGTGATGGCTTCAACAACAAGATCACGCTGGACCAGGTGCGTGAGTCCATCGGCCGTTCCGTCGCCGATGTCGACGCCACCGTCGTCGAGGACCTCGTCCTCAAGTTCATCGCGGACAACCAGACCGCCTTCAACATCGACCTGATGCAGCTGGGCGAGCCCCGCGTCACGCAGGTGGCCGAGCACCTCTGGCAGGTGCACATCCCGCAGCAGGTCAACGGCATCGCCGTGCGCCACGCGCGCGTGGCCGCCACCATCAGCCACGGTAACCTCATCCTCCTGGGCACCGAGGCCTGGGCCAACGTCGGCATCGACACCCGCCCCGCGTTCGCTCCGGCAGACGCGCTGGTGGCTGGCAATGGCTTCATCGGCCTGCTCACCACCCCGCAGCAGCTGTGGCAGCAGCCCACGCTCGAGCTCGCCCCCGTCTCCCGTCAGGGTGAGGCGTTCAACGGCGCCGTCGGCACCGGCTACGCCCACCAGCTCGTCTACGCCTACGGCTTCCAGGACCCGGACGCCCAGCAGCGCTGGAAGGTGACTGTCGACGCCCAGACGGCCGAGGTCCTCGCCATCGAGGACGACAACCACTACTTCGACGCGCAGATCACCGGCGGCGTCTACCCGACCACCAACATCGGCACCTGCGCCGACAACACGGTCTGCGGCACCATGCAGCCCAACACGCCCATGCCGTGGGCCAACACCGGCCTGGCGTCGCCCAACAACTTCACGGACTCCGCAGGCATCTTCAACTACAGCTCCGGCACCGTCACCACCACGCTGGCCGGCAAGCACGTCCGCGTCGCCGACAGCTGCGGCGCCATCAGCGTCAGCTCCGGCACGGGCAACATCAACCTGGGTGGCGTGAACAACGACCACGACTGCACCGTGCCCGCCGGCACCTCCGCGGGCAACACCGCGGCGGCGCGCTCCAGCTTCTACGAGCTGGGCAAGCTGGCCGAGCAGGCTCGCGGCTGGATCCCGACCAACAGCTGGCTGTCGTCCACCCAGCTGGTCTCCAACGTCAACATCAACAGCACCTGCAACGCCTTCTGGAACGGCTCGTCCGTCAACTTCTACCGCAGCGGCGGTGGCTGCCGGAACACCGGTGAGATTGGCGCCGTGTTCGACCACGAGTGGGGCCATGGCATGGACGACTTCGACGCCAACGGCACCCTGTCCAACTCCTCCGAGGGCTACGCGGACATCGCGGCCATCTACCGCCTGCAGACGTCCTGCGTCGGCTACGGCTTCTTCCAGACCAGCAACCGCGGTTGCGGCCTGACGCCGGACGGCAGCGGCTACAACCAGCAGGAGGCCCAGGTCTCCGGCCAGTCGTGGTGCAACACCAAGTGCTCCGGTGTGCGCGACGCGGACTGGGCGGCCAGCGTGAACAACGTCCCGGCCACGCCGCAGAACTTCGTGTGCCCCATGTGCAGCGCCAGCACCGGCCCCTGCGGCCGTCAGGTGCACTGCGCCGCGTCTCCCGCGCGCCAGGCCGCCTGGGACCTCGTCACGCGTGACTTGACGGCGGCGCCCTTCAACTACGACTCCAACACCGCCTTCATCGTCGGCAACAAGGTCTTCTACCAGGGCAGCGGCAACATCGGCACGTGGCACGGCTGTAACTGCACCGCCGGCACCTCCGACGGCTGTGGCGCCACCAACGGCTACATGCAGTGGCTGGCCGCGGACGACGACAACGGCAACCTGAATGACGGCACGCCGCACATGACGGCCATCTACGCCGCCTACAACCGCCACAACATCGCCTGCTCCACGCCGGCCCCGGTCAACGCGGGCTGCGCCGCCGGCCCCACGGCCGCCCCGACGCACACCGCCACGGCGGGTGACGGCCAGGTGGCCCTCAACTGGACGGCGTCCGCGGGCGCCTCCCAGTACTGGGTGATGAAGACGGAGGGCTTCGCCGGCTGTGACTTCGGCAAGGCCAAGGTCGCCACCGTCACCGGCACCAGCTACACCGACACCGAGGTCGCCAACGGCCGGCAGTACTGCTACTCCGTCGTCCCGGCCTCCTCGAGCGCCTGCTACGGTCCCGCCAGCACTTGCAGCTGCGCCACGCCGGCCTGCACCGCGCCGGGCGCCGCCACCCTGTCCACCCCCGCCAACGGCGCCACCGGCGTCGAGCCGGCCGCCGCGCTGGACTGGGCGGACGTGTCGGGTGCCTCCACGTATGAGGTCCAGGTCGCCACGGACTCCGCCTTCACCAACGTCGTGGCCACCGCCACCACGCTGGCGGCCAGCAACTGGAGCGTCTCTCCCGTGCTCTCCACCAACGCCTCGTACTTCTGGCGCGTGAGGGCGAAGAACTCGTGCGGCGGCACGGGCGCGTGGTCCTCGACGTTCAGCTTCACCACGCGCGGCTGCGTCACCCTGGCCGCTCCGACGCTGAGCACCCCGGCCGACGGCGCCACGGGCGTCGCCACCTCCGCGGCGCTCGACTGGAGCGACGTGGCGGGTGCCACCCGCTACGAAGTGCAGGTCGCCACCGACTCGGCCTTCACCAACGTGGTGCGCTCCAACAACACGCTGGCGGCCAGCGCCTGGACGGTGACTCCGGCCCTCTCCAGCTCCACCGCGTACTACTGGCGGGCCCGCGCGGCGGACACCTGCGGCACGGGCGCCTACAGCACGGCGCGCAGCTTCACCACCTCCAACGTGTGCACGCCGGTCGCCGCCGCCTTCGACACTGCCCGCCAGGCTCCTGCCTGCGGCACGGTCTGCGGCTGCGACACGGGCACCACGCTGGTCAACGGCCGCGGCACGCTGTCCGGCGGCGCCGAGCCCAACCAGCCCAACACCCTCAATGACTCGTGCGCGGATGGCAGCAGCGGCACGTACCACTCCGACGAGAGCATTGACCGGGTGGTCATCAAGACGGTGGACAACGGCCCGTTCGCCGCTGGCAAGCAGGTCACTGTGGAAGTGACGGCCTGGTGCTGGGGTACGACGGACCGGTTCGACCTCTACTACACGACGAATGTGGGGACCCCGGCCTGGACGGCGCTGAGCACCAACCAGGCCTGCACCGCGGGCGGCGTGGCGCGCGTCTTCACGCACACGTTCACCCTGGGCGCGGCGGGCACGCACGCCATCCGCGCGCAGTTCCGCTACGGCGGCACGGCCAGCGCCTGCACCTCCGGCAGCTACAACGACCGTGACGACCTGGTGTTCGGCGTCGGCGCGGCCGTGGCGGCCGGGCCGTCTGGCAAGAAGAGCACCTCGCAGGGCCGCGCCGCTCCGGCGGAGCGCTGA